From the Lathyrus oleraceus cultivar Zhongwan6 chromosome 4, CAAS_Psat_ZW6_1.0, whole genome shotgun sequence genome, one window contains:
- the LOC127074535 gene encoding RNA polymerase I termination factor isoform X1, producing MNTLSQQNKRMEDGEDETNRGDSTMLESDVIDLPLAKSNDDQHLVKNNISEDGEQGKKKKKKKLSEERKHNEYNQFKRDEFEDGDDGTEMKKKRMLIEDGEQCKKLKKKKKKLSEESKQNDSKEVESNECEDDDQGKKMKKKNLIEGNTLNVRNDFSSNEGEDGEQVKKLKKKQKNRSEESKQKDYKEDKSNESDDKGKKMKKQQKVIEGNTLNERNDFSSNGGEDGEQAKKLKKKKKKLSEESEQKDYKEDKSNESEHDDQGKKMKKQQKLIEGNTLNERNDFSSNEGEDGEQAKKLKKQKKKLSEESEHEDYNKVKSNEREDDDHEKKVKKKKKLIEGGRLEECNDVISNGDGDQGKTTKKKNKPSHKRKSKKDNDFNSNQGEVNDQGKTMKKKREAKAVTNDESPNSAHNGTSKRKRVTFSNQVETFCCDGLVRGKRFTPEEDEKIKAAVYDYIDSHCLGDEGVDMILHSQSYPSIRGCWKAIAQALPHRPLDSVSKRGHVLFENNVEFEWTPDEREFVRKAYEQHGPDWRAIADALGKSRNQVKDLWRRLKCTGRKTGPWSQEEYQTLFNLVNLDLRTRALEPYRKSQHGMLRDNICWEAISQKLKTRDSAICCMKWYGQLISPMTATGEWLDSDDFRLIDALYALDACSMEEVDWDNLIEYRSGDVCRQRWDHMVQHIGDRAGKSFIEQVEILAKRFCPDLLEARVAFDNKPVVC from the coding sequence ATGAATACTCTGAGCCAGCAAAACAAAAGAATGGAAGACGGAGAGGATGAAACCAATAGAGGTGATTCAACAATGTTGGAAAGTGATGTCATTGATCTGCCTTTGGCCAAAAGTAATGATGATCAACATTTGGTCAAAAACAATATAAGTGAAGATGGCGAGCAAGgcaaaaagaaaaagaagaagaaactAAGTGAAGAAAGAAAGCATAATGAGTATAACCAGTTCAAAAGGGACGAATTTGAAGATGGTGATGATGGAACGGAAATGAAAAAGAAACGGATGCTAATTGAAGATGGAGAGCAGTGCAAGAAgttaaagaaaaagaaaaagaaactgAGTGAAGAAAGCAAACAAAATGATTCTAAGGAGGTCGAAAGCAATGAATGTGAAGATGATGACCAAGgaaagaagatgaaaaagaagaATCTAATTGAAGGAAACACACTTAATGTACGTAATGACTTTAGCAGCAATGAAGGTGAAGATGGTGAGCAGGTCAAGAAGTTAAAGAAAAAGCAGAAGAATAGGAGTGAAGAAAGCAAACAAAAGGATTATAAGGAGGACAAAAGCAATGAATCTGATGACAAAGGAAAGAAGATGAAAAAGCAGCAGAAAGTAATTGAAGGAAACACACTTAATGAGCGTAATGACTTTAGCAGCAATGGAGGTGAAGATGGAGAGCAGGCCAAGAAGTtaaagaaaaagaagaagaaactgAGTGAAGAAAGCGAACAAAAGGATTATAAGGAGGACAAAAGCAATGAATCTGAACATGATGACCAAGGAAAGAAGATGAAAAAGCAGCAGAAACTAATTGAAGGAAACACACTTAATGAGCGTAATGACTTTAGCAGCAATGAAGGTGAAGATGGAGAGCAGGCCAAGAAGTTAAAGAAACAGAAGAAGAAACTGAGTGAAGAAAGCGAACATGAGGATTATAACAAGGTCAAAAGCAATGAACGTGAAGATGATGACCATGAAAAGAAAgtgaaaaagaagaagaaactgATTGAGGGAGGCAGACTTGAGGAGTGTAATGACGTAATAAGCAATGGAGATGGTGACCAAGGAAAGACGACAAAGAAGAAGAATAAACCAAGTCACAAAAGAAAAAGTAAGAAGGACAATGATTTTAATAGCAATCAAGGTGAAGTTAATGATCAAGGCAAAACGATGAAGAAAAAAAGGGAAGCAAAGGCAGTTACAAATGATGAATCTCCTAACTCTGCACATAATGGAACATCTAAACGCAAACGGGTAACTTTTTCCAATCAAGTGGAGACGTTTTGTTGTGATGGTTTAGTGCGTGGGAAACGTTTTACACCCGAAGAAGATGAGAAAATTAAAGCCGCTGTTTATGACTATATAGATTCTCATTGTTTGGGAGATGAAGGTGTAGATATGATTCTTCATAGCCAATCCTACCCTTCAATTAGAGGTTGTTGGAAGGCTATTGCACAAGCCCTACCTCATAGGCCTCTGGATAGTGTGTCTAAACGCGGTCATGTTTTGTTTGAAAACAATGTGGAATTTGAGTGGACACCTGATGAGCGTGAATTTGTACGAAAGGCCTACGAGCAACATGGGCCTGATTGGAGGGCAATAGCTGATGCTTTGGGTAAAAGTCGAAATCAGGTAAAAGATTTGTGGCGCAGATTAAAGTGTACTGGGAGAAAGACAGGACCTTGGTCCCAGGAGGAGTATCAAACTTTATTTAATTTAGTAAACCTCGATCTCCGTACGAGGGCTTTAGAGCCTTATAGAAAATCCCAACATGGTATGTTGCGAGATAATATTTGTTGGGAAGCAATTAGTCAGAAGTTGAAAACCCGAGACAGTGCAATTTGCTGCATGAAGTGGTATGGACAGTTAATATCACCAATGACTGCTACTGGTGAATGGTTAGATTCTGATGACTTCCGCTTGATAGATGCTTTATATGCTTTGGATGCTTGCAGCATGGAAGAGGTAGACTGGGACAATCTAATTGAGTATAGGTCTGGTGATGTATGCAGACAACGATGGGATCATATGGTCCAACATATTGGCGATCGAGCAGGGAAGTCATTTATTGAGCAGGTTGAAATTCTTGCGAAGAGATTCTGTCCAGACTTATTGGAAGCAAGAGTGGCTTTTGACAACAAACCTGTGGTTTGTTGA
- the LOC127074535 gene encoding RNA polymerase I termination factor isoform X2, which produces MNTLSQQNKRMEDGEDETNRGDSTMLESDVIDLPLAKSNDDQHLVKNNISEDGEQGKKKKKKKLSEERKHNEYNQFKRDEFEDGDDGTEMKKKRMLIEDGEQCKKLKKKKKKLSEESKQNDSKEVESNECEDDDQGKKMKKKNLIEGNTLNVRNDFSSNEGEDGEQVKKLKKKQKNRSEESKQKDYKEDKSNESDDKGKKMKKQQKVIEGNTLNERNDFSSNGGEDGEQAKKLKKQKKKLSEESEHEDYNKVKSNEREDDDHEKKVKKKKKLIEGGRLEECNDVISNGDGDQGKTTKKKNKPSHKRKSKKDNDFNSNQGEVNDQGKTMKKKREAKAVTNDESPNSAHNGTSKRKRVTFSNQVETFCCDGLVRGKRFTPEEDEKIKAAVYDYIDSHCLGDEGVDMILHSQSYPSIRGCWKAIAQALPHRPLDSVSKRGHVLFENNVEFEWTPDEREFVRKAYEQHGPDWRAIADALGKSRNQVKDLWRRLKCTGRKTGPWSQEEYQTLFNLVNLDLRTRALEPYRKSQHGMLRDNICWEAISQKLKTRDSAICCMKWYGQLISPMTATGEWLDSDDFRLIDALYALDACSMEEVDWDNLIEYRSGDVCRQRWDHMVQHIGDRAGKSFIEQVEILAKRFCPDLLEARVAFDNKPVVC; this is translated from the exons ATGAATACTCTGAGCCAGCAAAACAAAAGAATGGAAGACGGAGAGGATGAAACCAATAGAGGTGATTCAACAATGTTGGAAAGTGATGTCATTGATCTGCCTTTGGCCAAAAGTAATGATGATCAACATTTGGTCAAAAACAATATAAGTGAAGATGGCGAGCAAGgcaaaaagaaaaagaagaagaaactAAGTGAAGAAAGAAAGCATAATGAGTATAACCAGTTCAAAAGGGACGAATTTGAAGATGGTGATGATGGAACGGAAATGAAAAAGAAACGGATGCTAATTGAAGATGGAGAGCAGTGCAAGAAgttaaagaaaaagaaaaagaaactgAGTGAAGAAAGCAAACAAAATGATTCTAAGGAGGTCGAAAGCAATGAATGTGAAGATGATGACCAAGgaaagaagatgaaaaagaagaATCTAATTGAAGGAAACACACTTAATGTACGTAATGACTTTAGCAGCAATGAAGGTGAAGATGGTGAGCAGGTCAAGAAGTTAAAGAAAAAGCAGAAGAATAGGAGTGAAGAAAGCAAACAAAAGGATTATAAGGAGGACAAAAGCAATGAATCTGATGACAAAGGAAAGAAGATGAAAAAGCAGCAGAAAGTAATTGAAGGAAACACACTTAATGAGCGTAATGACTTTAGCAGCAATGGAG GTGAAGATGGAGAGCAGGCCAAGAAGTTAAAGAAACAGAAGAAGAAACTGAGTGAAGAAAGCGAACATGAGGATTATAACAAGGTCAAAAGCAATGAACGTGAAGATGATGACCATGAAAAGAAAgtgaaaaagaagaagaaactgATTGAGGGAGGCAGACTTGAGGAGTGTAATGACGTAATAAGCAATGGAGATGGTGACCAAGGAAAGACGACAAAGAAGAAGAATAAACCAAGTCACAAAAGAAAAAGTAAGAAGGACAATGATTTTAATAGCAATCAAGGTGAAGTTAATGATCAAGGCAAAACGATGAAGAAAAAAAGGGAAGCAAAGGCAGTTACAAATGATGAATCTCCTAACTCTGCACATAATGGAACATCTAAACGCAAACGGGTAACTTTTTCCAATCAAGTGGAGACGTTTTGTTGTGATGGTTTAGTGCGTGGGAAACGTTTTACACCCGAAGAAGATGAGAAAATTAAAGCCGCTGTTTATGACTATATAGATTCTCATTGTTTGGGAGATGAAGGTGTAGATATGATTCTTCATAGCCAATCCTACCCTTCAATTAGAGGTTGTTGGAAGGCTATTGCACAAGCCCTACCTCATAGGCCTCTGGATAGTGTGTCTAAACGCGGTCATGTTTTGTTTGAAAACAATGTGGAATTTGAGTGGACACCTGATGAGCGTGAATTTGTACGAAAGGCCTACGAGCAACATGGGCCTGATTGGAGGGCAATAGCTGATGCTTTGGGTAAAAGTCGAAATCAGGTAAAAGATTTGTGGCGCAGATTAAAGTGTACTGGGAGAAAGACAGGACCTTGGTCCCAGGAGGAGTATCAAACTTTATTTAATTTAGTAAACCTCGATCTCCGTACGAGGGCTTTAGAGCCTTATAGAAAATCCCAACATGGTATGTTGCGAGATAATATTTGTTGGGAAGCAATTAGTCAGAAGTTGAAAACCCGAGACAGTGCAATTTGCTGCATGAAGTGGTATGGACAGTTAATATCACCAATGACTGCTACTGGTGAATGGTTAGATTCTGATGACTTCCGCTTGATAGATGCTTTATATGCTTTGGATGCTTGCAGCATGGAAGAGGTAGACTGGGACAATCTAATTGAGTATAGGTCTGGTGATGTATGCAGACAACGATGGGATCATATGGTCCAACATATTGGCGATCGAGCAGGGAAGTCATTTATTGAGCAGGTTGAAATTCTTGCGAAGAGATTCTGTCCAGACTTATTGGAAGCAAGAGTGGCTTTTGACAACAAACCTGTGGTTTGTTGA